One window of Fundidesulfovibrio putealis DSM 16056 genomic DNA carries:
- the flgA gene encoding flagellar basal body P-ring formation chaperone FlgA, with protein MSQSALPIRRVGYILAAVCAMVAFLAASSSFGAGVMDWKLKIAPAAAITGERVMLGEIAEPVGQIDAETWRILASTPLWSFPGREGQLTFTRKKILDDLDRLFPGAEQNFAVPEQVVLKKGGGKPVTVSEVDRMIVDYLTANMTGLDGELEVKEITLPGQLFIDKDLERLSVEGVGAMTPGRVNLRLTVTALDGRVLRQIAANAFVNVWKVIPVAGRPLNLKEGVLTPEKITYERRNLALVRGVPWEPKDPTPVRVKSSLNQGTPLTSETVEPMPAILKGTQVYCLWRGPSIQLVMPVTAMTDGAKGSQITVRNVQSGRELAAVVQDAKTVVAR; from the coding sequence ATGTCACAATCCGCACTCCCCATTCGCCGCGTCGGCTACATCCTGGCCGCAGTGTGCGCCATGGTTGCCTTCCTGGCCGCGAGCTCGTCTTTCGGAGCTGGCGTCATGGACTGGAAACTCAAGATCGCCCCGGCGGCGGCCATCACGGGCGAGCGGGTGATGCTTGGCGAAATCGCCGAGCCCGTGGGCCAGATCGACGCCGAAACCTGGCGCATCCTGGCCTCCACGCCCCTGTGGTCGTTCCCGGGCCGCGAAGGCCAGCTGACCTTCACCCGCAAGAAGATCCTTGACGACCTGGACCGCCTGTTCCCCGGCGCGGAGCAGAACTTCGCCGTGCCCGAGCAGGTGGTGCTCAAGAAGGGCGGGGGCAAGCCCGTGACCGTGTCCGAGGTGGACAGGATGATTGTCGACTATTTGACGGCCAACATGACCGGCCTGGACGGCGAGCTCGAGGTCAAGGAGATCACCCTGCCGGGCCAGCTGTTCATCGACAAGGACCTGGAACGCTTAAGCGTCGAAGGCGTGGGCGCAATGACCCCCGGCCGCGTGAACCTGCGCCTGACCGTAACCGCCCTGGACGGGCGCGTGCTGCGACAGATCGCGGCCAACGCCTTCGTCAACGTGTGGAAGGTCATCCCGGTGGCCGGGCGTCCGCTCAACCTGAAAGAGGGCGTGCTGACCCCGGAGAAGATCACCTACGAGCGGCGAAACCTCGCCCTGGTGCGCGGCGTCCCCTGGGAGCCCAAGGACCCGACCCCCGTGCGCGTCAAATCATCGCTCAACCAGGGCACGCCCCTGACCTCGGAGACCGTGGAACCCATGCCCGCCATCCTCAAGGGAACGCAGGTGTACTGCCTGTGGCGCGGCCCCAGCATTCAGCTCGTGATGCCTGTGACCGCCATGACCGACGGAGCCAAGGGCTCACAAATAACGGTACGCAATGTGCAAAGCGGCAGGGAACTGGCCGCCGTGGTCCAGGACGCCAAGACCGTCGTGGCCAGATAG
- a CDS encoding DUF448 domain-containing protein, translated as MVCRVRFQKHDLTRHVWRGEWTPDEAYILPGRGYYCCAGEACKAKFPKRAAAVRKGKGEGKRDEA; from the coding sequence ATGGTCTGCAGAGTCCGGTTCCAGAAACATGACTTGACCCGCCACGTGTGGCGGGGTGAATGGACGCCCGACGAGGCGTATATCCTGCCCGGAAGGGGCTACTACTGTTGCGCTGGGGAAGCCTGCAAGGCTAAATTCCCCAAACGCGCTGCCGCCGTGAGGAAAGGCAAGGGGGAAGGCAAACGTGACGAAGCTTAG
- a CDS encoding DUF503 domain-containing protein yields MIIGVLTLEFRLHGNDSLKGKRSVAQRLKAKLRNKFNVAVSEVAHHDSHDTLVLAAVTVNPDGKHAQGLLQKALNMVVAADEAELIYDDIELIGQ; encoded by the coding sequence ATGATCATCGGCGTGCTCACCTTGGAGTTCCGTCTGCACGGAAACGACTCCCTCAAGGGGAAGCGCTCGGTGGCACAGCGCCTCAAGGCCAAGTTGCGCAATAAATTCAATGTGGCCGTAAGCGAAGTAGCCCACCATGATTCGCACGATACGCTTGTGCTGGCGGCCGTTACGGTCAACCCCGACGGCAAGCACGCGCAGGGCCTCTTGCAGAAAGCCCTGAACATGGTGGTTGCGGCGGACGAAGCGGAACTTATATACGACGACATCGAGTTGATCGGACAGTAA
- the infB gene encoding translation initiation factor IF-2, which translates to MTKLRVRDLAKELRVSNKDIYQALRELDIRVSSEMATLEDDQITQVRAKLKSGLAKSEVVQSQSQPGVVVRRRRASASHAEPEALADAPDSAPSSAPEEKEQDQDAPARQTAQPKPRRRMIETPPARIISQPEPEPEPQAEEQDLPVVHEHEFAQAEEQPAPQPEQAPQPVQDEQAGQAAASADSEPVQAAQVESVQAEAPEHAPVAEASGESEAPASEADAQAPQASQAPQGEGAEPEKRVKKPKREVPIGPQVRIISMPEPRAPEPRPAPGAPRPSGPGGPGGQRPGGPGGPGGYRPSGPGGPGGPGGQRPGGPGGPGGYRPSGPGGPRPGGPGGPRPGGPGGFDRPQPAAPAPESDDRKRRKDKRVVEFGGKAAADDGNRSGRGGPGGKRRGGDIQDRTGRGGKKTKKKGGDQVAQIMAAQAQSQPQKAIKRKIKMEDAIRVAEMARQMGLKAQDLMKVLLSMGMMATINQSLDYETAVLVAAEFGYEVEKIGFDEDLFIDVEEADVPESLQSRPPVVTIMGHVDHGKTSLLDAIRSTNVVMGEAGGITQHIGAYHVTTPRGDVVFLDTPGHEAFTAMRARGAKVTDIVVLVVAADDGVMDQTREAINHSKAAGVPMVVAVNKIDKPGAEPDRVKRELAELGLVPEEWGGETIFAYVSAKQREGLDGLLEMILLQAEVLDLKANPDKRAKGHIIEAKLDKGRGPVATVLIEEGTLHQGDAFVCGLFSGRVRAMFDDQGRKIKDAGPAMPVEVQGFEGVPEAGEVFSCVEDDKVARRIAETRLHKQRERELGKATKLTLETFLASRGEAEAQELKLVLKSDVQGSQEAIADALNKLSGEKVKIRLIHSGTGAITESDVLLAAASGAVIIGFNVRPSVKVKETAERENVDLRYYDIIYKVVDEIKAAMTGMLAPVFREQYLGQAEVRQTFSVPKIGLIGGCGVLDGKITRNAQIRLLRDGVVVYTGKLASLKRFKDDVKEVTKGYECGMNLENFNDIKVGDVIEAFETVEEKDTLD; encoded by the coding sequence GTGACGAAGCTTAGAGTCCGAGACCTCGCTAAGGAGCTGAGGGTCAGCAACAAGGACATCTACCAGGCCCTGCGGGAGCTGGATATCCGTGTGTCCAGCGAGATGGCCACCCTGGAGGACGATCAGATCACCCAGGTTCGCGCCAAACTGAAGTCGGGGCTTGCCAAGTCCGAAGTCGTCCAGAGCCAGTCCCAGCCGGGAGTGGTGGTCAGACGGCGTCGAGCCAGCGCGTCCCACGCCGAGCCTGAGGCCCTGGCCGATGCGCCCGATTCCGCTCCGTCCTCCGCCCCCGAGGAAAAGGAGCAGGATCAGGACGCGCCCGCCAGGCAGACCGCGCAGCCCAAGCCGCGCCGCAGAATGATCGAGACCCCTCCTGCCAGGATCATCTCCCAGCCTGAGCCCGAGCCGGAGCCCCAGGCCGAGGAGCAGGACCTTCCGGTGGTGCACGAGCACGAGTTCGCGCAGGCCGAAGAGCAGCCCGCGCCTCAACCCGAGCAGGCGCCCCAGCCCGTTCAGGACGAACAGGCCGGGCAGGCTGCGGCGTCCGCCGACAGCGAGCCCGTCCAGGCCGCCCAGGTGGAGAGCGTCCAGGCCGAAGCCCCGGAGCACGCTCCCGTGGCTGAAGCGTCCGGGGAATCCGAAGCGCCCGCCTCCGAGGCGGATGCCCAGGCGCCCCAGGCCTCCCAGGCTCCCCAGGGTGAAGGCGCTGAGCCCGAAAAGCGGGTGAAGAAGCCCAAGCGCGAGGTCCCCATCGGTCCCCAGGTGCGCATCATTTCCATGCCCGAACCCCGTGCGCCGGAACCCCGTCCCGCACCGGGAGCTCCCCGTCCCAGCGGCCCTGGTGGTCCCGGCGGACAGCGCCCCGGCGGACCTGGCGGTCCCGGCGGCTATCGTCCCAGCGGACCCGGCGGTCCTGGCGGCCCCGGCGGACAGCGTCCCGGCGGACCTGGCGGTCCCGGCGGCTATCGCCCCAGCGGCCCCGGTGGTCCCCGTCCCGGCGGACCTGGCGGTCCCCGTCCCGGCGGCCCCGGCGGTTTCGACCGTCCGCAGCCTGCTGCTCCCGCGCCCGAATCCGACGACCGCAAGCGCCGCAAGGACAAGCGCGTCGTGGAGTTCGGCGGCAAGGCCGCAGCTGACGACGGCAACCGTTCCGGACGCGGCGGCCCCGGCGGCAAGCGTCGTGGCGGCGACATTCAGGACCGCACCGGACGCGGCGGCAAGAAGACCAAGAAGAAGGGCGGCGACCAGGTTGCCCAGATCATGGCCGCGCAGGCTCAGTCCCAGCCCCAGAAGGCCATCAAGCGCAAGATCAAGATGGAAGACGCCATCCGCGTCGCCGAGATGGCGCGCCAGATGGGCCTTAAGGCGCAGGACCTCATGAAGGTGCTCCTGTCCATGGGCATGATGGCCACCATCAACCAGTCCCTGGATTACGAGACCGCCGTCCTCGTCGCTGCCGAGTTCGGGTACGAAGTCGAGAAGATCGGCTTCGACGAAGACCTGTTCATCGACGTGGAAGAGGCCGATGTGCCCGAGTCCCTGCAGTCCCGCCCGCCCGTCGTGACCATCATGGGCCACGTCGACCACGGCAAGACCTCGCTGCTGGACGCCATCCGCTCCACCAACGTGGTCATGGGCGAGGCCGGCGGCATCACCCAGCACATCGGCGCGTATCACGTCACCACCCCGCGCGGCGACGTGGTCTTCCTGGACACCCCCGGCCACGAAGCCTTCACCGCCATGCGCGCCCGCGGCGCAAAGGTGACGGACATCGTCGTCCTGGTGGTTGCCGCCGACGACGGCGTGATGGACCAGACCCGCGAGGCCATCAACCACTCCAAGGCCGCTGGCGTGCCCATGGTGGTTGCGGTCAACAAGATCGACAAGCCCGGCGCCGAGCCGGACCGCGTGAAGCGCGAGCTGGCCGAACTCGGGCTCGTCCCCGAGGAATGGGGCGGAGAGACCATCTTCGCGTACGTTTCCGCCAAGCAGCGCGAGGGCCTGGACGGACTGCTGGAGATGATCCTCCTGCAAGCCGAAGTGCTGGACCTCAAGGCCAACCCGGACAAGCGCGCCAAGGGCCACATCATCGAGGCCAAGCTGGACAAGGGCCGTGGTCCCGTGGCCACCGTGCTGATCGAGGAAGGCACCCTGCACCAGGGCGACGCCTTCGTGTGCGGCCTGTTCTCGGGCCGGGTGCGCGCCATGTTCGACGACCAGGGCCGCAAGATCAAGGACGCCGGACCGGCCATGCCCGTCGAGGTGCAGGGCTTCGAGGGCGTGCCTGAGGCCGGCGAGGTGTTCAGCTGCGTCGAGGACGACAAGGTCGCCCGCCGCATCGCGGAAACCCGCCTGCACAAGCAGCGCGAACGCGAACTGGGCAAGGCCACCAAGCTCACCCTGGAAACCTTCCTGGCTTCGCGCGGCGAAGCCGAGGCCCAGGAACTCAAGCTGGTGCTCAAGTCCGACGTGCAGGGTTCGCAGGAAGCCATCGCCGACGCGCTCAACAAGCTCTCCGGCGAGAAGGTCAAGATCCGCCTGATCCACTCCGGAACCGGCGCGATTACCGAATCGGACGTGCTCCTGGCCGCCGCTTCGGGCGCGGTCATCATCGGCTTCAACGTGCGCCCCTCGGTGAAGGTCAAGGAAACCGCAGAACGCGAGAACGTGGACCTGCGCTACTACGACATCATCTACAAGGTGGTGGACGAGATCAAGGCGGCCATGACCGGCATGCTCGCCCCGGTGTTCCGGGAGCAGTACCTGGGCCAGGCCGAGGTCCGTCAGACCTTCAGCGTGCCCAAGATCGGCCTCATCGGCGGCTGCGGCGTGCTGGACGGCAAGATCACCCGCAACGCCCAGATCCGCCTGCTGCGCGACGGCGTGGTGGTCTACACCGGCAAGCTCGCAAGCCTCAAGCGCTTCAAGGACGACGTGAAGGAAGTGACCAAGGGCTACGAGTGCGGCATGAACCTTGAGAACTTCAACGACATCAAGGTCGGCGACGTGATCGAAGCCTTCGAGACCGTGGAAGAGAAGGACACGCTGGACTAA
- a CDS encoding glycosyltransferase family 39 protein codes for MQQQPIILGRYDKGTGETGDYGLAAFLLLALGAALRFYQLGVPSMWTDEMLVALNASKSVPYIISLAENVEVHPPFFYFFTKAMLAAGASDFWLRLPSAVFGTLSLLVLWRVGERHLGSRFAALAALGFLATHPLHIWISRQLRPYALISLCAVLALGFLLRYLEEGKGSSARRTLYACLPLALSHYLGFLVLGTQWLVSFAASLVRGVPGVASTLWFGLGTALCAAPAAWFFWDAKVRRQEAVIAAGKGYGPALDKVLDALQGVLAFGMDLPFAWVALAALMVAGTLALLFRRSAAVALAALFVLPPLALVLAQYASHLYAVHLSFLLPVAVLLAGAGAEGLAPGAWRRPFTVVLLSLCLAGAFVGLKGKAFYDSKGVVATWWHMGFYKDIASTLRANFKPTDMISFHDLGLFESVNWYASQLDGAGAPASQTLGPDKPSVMAVFVTNYGEFGHFFQSEAQFREMFGDAGAVAQRDNIRLYQAAIARQPDMALSGPGFVAELTGKPTDVYARAWTLRDLSVWPYFGCALFPTKPRQPGEVVYRFTRAEAEGENAGEALSRFALLADFELDASGNLLKVEYRFDDEPWSALIEETGASKGTCRLARFTRNAPYTHLWLRATLMAGEKTATSEMSALGQAKLSRLLLCADQDGARFGSSTLALAESGLGTLERLPGDVLMRWGLGQGSSLEYRLDEARPLALSYRFTSRLPGQSVEVLADGERVALHENLEQGQEVDQRLEIPGKAGAGRIELRYTRWNHKDAGSTFAPGDPRQIAVSFMDLTLEAPGLAGAAVPPQVLPK; via the coding sequence ATGCAGCAGCAGCCAATCATTCTGGGTCGTTACGACAAGGGAACTGGCGAAACCGGCGATTACGGCCTGGCCGCATTCCTGTTGCTTGCCCTCGGAGCCGCGCTCAGGTTTTACCAACTGGGCGTCCCGTCCATGTGGACGGACGAGATGCTGGTGGCCTTGAACGCCTCCAAGTCCGTTCCTTATATAATCAGCCTTGCGGAAAATGTGGAGGTTCATCCTCCTTTTTTTTATTTTTTCACAAAAGCCATGCTCGCGGCAGGGGCGTCGGATTTCTGGCTGAGGCTTCCCTCCGCGGTGTTCGGGACGCTCTCGCTGCTGGTTCTCTGGCGAGTGGGGGAGCGACACCTGGGCAGCCGGTTCGCCGCCCTGGCCGCGCTGGGCTTTCTGGCGACGCATCCCCTGCACATCTGGATTTCGCGCCAGCTGCGCCCGTACGCGCTCATCTCGCTCTGCGCGGTCCTGGCGCTGGGATTTCTGCTGCGCTACCTTGAAGAAGGAAAGGGGAGCTCCGCCAGGCGCACGCTCTATGCCTGCCTGCCTCTGGCGCTCAGCCACTACCTGGGCTTTCTGGTGCTGGGGACGCAGTGGCTGGTGAGCTTCGCCGCCTCGCTGGTACGCGGCGTGCCGGGAGTCGCTTCCACCCTGTGGTTCGGACTGGGCACGGCCCTGTGCGCCGCGCCTGCCGCCTGGTTCTTCTGGGACGCCAAGGTCCGTCGCCAGGAGGCGGTCATCGCGGCGGGCAAGGGCTACGGACCTGCCCTCGATAAAGTGCTGGACGCGCTCCAGGGCGTGCTGGCCTTCGGGATGGACCTCCCCTTCGCCTGGGTCGCGCTGGCCGCGCTGATGGTCGCCGGGACCTTGGCGCTCCTGTTTCGGCGAAGCGCCGCCGTGGCCCTGGCCGCCCTGTTCGTCCTGCCCCCGCTGGCCCTGGTGCTGGCCCAGTACGCCAGCCACCTCTACGCGGTGCACCTGAGCTTCCTGCTGCCCGTGGCCGTGTTGCTGGCCGGGGCCGGGGCCGAGGGCCTCGCGCCCGGGGCCTGGCGCCGTCCCTTCACCGTGGTGCTCCTCAGCCTGTGCCTGGCCGGGGCCTTCGTCGGACTCAAGGGCAAGGCCTTCTACGACTCCAAGGGCGTCGTGGCCACCTGGTGGCACATGGGCTTCTATAAGGATATCGCGAGTACCCTGCGCGCCAACTTCAAGCCCACGGACATGATCTCGTTTCACGACCTGGGACTTTTCGAGTCCGTGAACTGGTACGCGTCGCAACTGGACGGAGCCGGAGCGCCAGCGAGCCAGACGCTCGGGCCGGACAAACCCTCCGTGATGGCGGTGTTCGTCACCAACTACGGAGAATTCGGCCATTTCTTCCAGTCCGAGGCCCAGTTCCGGGAAATGTTCGGCGATGCCGGGGCAGTGGCCCAGCGCGACAACATCCGCCTGTATCAGGCGGCCATCGCCCGCCAGCCGGACATGGCGCTCTCCGGTCCGGGGTTCGTGGCCGAGCTCACCGGCAAGCCCACGGACGTCTACGCCCGCGCCTGGACCCTCCGGGACCTCTCGGTCTGGCCCTACTTCGGCTGCGCCCTGTTCCCCACCAAGCCCCGCCAGCCCGGAGAGGTGGTCTACCGCTTCACCAGGGCGGAAGCGGAAGGGGAGAACGCCGGGGAAGCCCTGTCGCGCTTTGCGCTGCTGGCCGATTTTGAGCTGGACGCGTCCGGCAACCTGCTCAAGGTGGAGTACCGTTTCGACGACGAGCCCTGGTCCGCCCTGATTGAAGAGACAGGGGCCAGCAAGGGAACCTGCCGCCTTGCGAGGTTTACGCGCAACGCGCCGTACACGCATCTGTGGCTGCGGGCCACGCTCATGGCCGGGGAGAAGACCGCCACGTCCGAGATGAGCGCGCTGGGGCAGGCGAAGCTCTCCAGGCTGCTGCTGTGCGCGGACCAGGACGGCGCGCGCTTCGGCAGCTCCACCCTGGCCTTGGCCGAGTCGGGTCTGGGGACGCTGGAGCGCCTGCCGGGCGATGTGCTGATGCGCTGGGGCCTGGGCCAGGGGAGCAGCCTGGAGTATCGCCTGGACGAGGCGCGGCCCCTGGCGCTCAGCTACCGCTTCACCAGCCGCCTGCCCGGCCAGAGCGTGGAAGTGCTGGCGGACGGCGAACGCGTGGCCCTGCACGAGAACCTGGAGCAAGGCCAGGAGGTGGACCAGCGGCTGGAGATTCCCGGCAAGGCCGGGGCAGGGCGCATCGAACTGCGCTACACCCGCTGGAACCACAAGGACGCCGGGTCGACATTCGCCCCCGGCGACCCCCGCCAGATAGCCGTCTCCTTCATGGACCTCACCCTGGAAGCTCCGGGGCTGGCCGGTGCGGCGGTTCCTCCGCAGGTGCTGCCCAAGTAG
- the flgG gene encoding flagellar basal-body rod protein FlgG, with the protein MMRSLYTATTGMVAMQLQIDTMSNNLANVNTLGFKKSRAEFEDLMYQTLNVAGTQNEGGSRIPTGLQVGMGVRPTTVHKFFQQGDFQNTGNQLDIAISGQGFFRLQDPEGNDVYTRSGAFKLNQDGTVVNANGYTLQPTFTIPQTATNVVITENGVINATDSNGNVLATTTIPLYTFINPAGLTAQGRNVYKITDASGAAQELTPGNQNAGTLVQGFLEMSNVQMVDEMVGLIVGQRAYEANSKSISTADAMLQTAVNLKR; encoded by the coding sequence ATGATGCGTTCACTCTACACGGCGACCACCGGCATGGTGGCGATGCAGCTCCAGATAGACACGATGTCCAACAACCTGGCCAACGTGAACACCCTGGGCTTCAAGAAGAGCCGCGCCGAGTTCGAGGACCTGATGTACCAGACCTTGAACGTGGCGGGCACCCAGAACGAGGGCGGCTCGCGCATTCCCACCGGCCTTCAGGTGGGCATGGGCGTTCGTCCCACCACGGTGCACAAGTTCTTCCAGCAGGGCGATTTCCAGAACACGGGCAACCAGTTGGACATCGCCATCTCCGGCCAGGGCTTCTTCAGGCTCCAGGACCCGGAAGGCAACGACGTCTACACCCGCTCCGGCGCGTTCAAGCTGAACCAGGACGGCACCGTGGTGAACGCGAACGGCTACACGCTCCAGCCCACGTTCACCATCCCGCAGACCGCCACCAACGTGGTCATCACGGAGAACGGGGTGATAAACGCCACCGACTCCAACGGCAACGTCCTGGCGACCACCACCATCCCGCTCTACACCTTCATCAACCCCGCCGGGCTCACGGCCCAGGGGCGAAACGTCTACAAGATCACCGACGCCTCGGGCGCCGCCCAGGAGCTCACCCCCGGCAACCAGAACGCCGGAACCCTGGTGCAGGGATTTTTGGAGATGTCCAACGTGCAGATGGTGGACGAGATGGTGGGCCTGATCGTGGGCCAGCGCGCCTACGAGGCCAACTCCAAGTCCATCTCCACGGCCGACGCCATGTTGCAGACGGCTGTGAACCTCAAACGCTAA
- the flgF gene encoding flagellar basal-body rod protein FlgF, producing the protein MQQSSISALFGALSNETRLNIIANNLANVNTAGYKADKVSFQDVFQRMASDYSPDARNDLQQKQLLPRPLIVAKPRLAEQTLDMTQGSLQPTENPLDMAISGPGFFRVQTPDGQFLTRNGQFYRNNQGMLVTNQGYPVMGQSGNITIPDGKVVSVSPGGQVLVDNVIVGAIDIVDVADPKLLKKYGQSLYTGADGAQPVTRPIDSSRTSVNQGYLEKPNVEVVSEMVGMIEAQRSFEAYTKIITSTQEMDRDAVTKVGETR; encoded by the coding sequence ATGCAACAAAGCTCAATCAGCGCGCTTTTCGGGGCGTTAAGCAACGAAACGCGGCTTAATATCATCGCCAATAATTTGGCGAACGTGAACACTGCCGGGTACAAGGCCGACAAGGTCTCGTTCCAGGACGTGTTCCAGCGGATGGCCTCCGACTACAGCCCGGACGCGCGTAACGACCTCCAGCAAAAGCAGCTTCTGCCGCGTCCGCTGATCGTGGCCAAGCCCAGGCTGGCCGAGCAGACCCTGGACATGACCCAGGGCAGCCTCCAGCCCACGGAAAATCCGCTGGACATGGCCATCTCCGGTCCCGGCTTCTTCCGGGTTCAGACCCCGGACGGCCAGTTCCTCACCCGAAACGGCCAGTTCTACCGCAACAACCAGGGCATGCTGGTCACCAACCAGGGCTACCCGGTCATGGGGCAGTCGGGGAACATCACCATCCCGGACGGGAAGGTGGTTTCCGTCTCTCCCGGCGGGCAGGTGCTGGTGGACAACGTGATCGTGGGCGCCATCGACATCGTGGACGTGGCCGACCCGAAGCTCCTCAAGAAGTACGGCCAGAGCCTCTACACCGGGGCGGACGGGGCCCAGCCGGTCACGCGGCCCATCGATTCCAGCAGGACCTCCGTGAACCAGGGGTATCTGGAGAAGCCGAACGTGGAAGTTGTCTCGGAGATGGTGGGCATGATCGAGGCCCAGCGCTCCTTCGAGGCGTACACCAAGATAATCACAAGCACTCAGGAAATGGACCGGGACGCCGTGACGAAAGTCGGCGAGACCCGGTAG
- the nusA gene encoding transcription termination factor NusA produces the protein MGMELRKAIDQISKDRGIDRDLLIDTLEEAVRSSVARKFGEHMDIEVSYNDEAGEIEVFQFKIVVDEVEDPLSEINLEDARQVDPNVQMDDELGFKLKVEDLGRIAAQSAKQVIIQRMRDAEQEIIYEEYKDRKGEIVSGIIQRRDRGGWIINLGRTEAMLPKEEQIPRERYKRGDRVQAFIIEVLPSGRGPQIVVSRTHPDYMAALFKREVPEVSDGTVRILGVSRDPGSRAKVAVSSKDRDVDPVGACVGVRGSRIQNIVQELHGERIDIVVWHPEIATYAANALSPARITRIMVDEDDKTLEVVVPDDQLTLAIGRKGQNVKLAAKLLGWKIDIFTDSRYSELNAARAGMEQLASVAEMNMENFLSAGFDTVAMLAEASDEDLDRITGMTPTKRDHLRAAIRLLLPAQPKPEEGDDDEAEPGEEKDDLSPDDMDDAQEAAPATAEVNPAVSADQVGEADEEAGK, from the coding sequence ATGGGTATGGAGCTTCGCAAGGCCATCGACCAGATCAGCAAGGACCGCGGCATCGACCGCGACCTGCTAATCGACACTCTCGAGGAAGCTGTCCGTTCCTCGGTTGCCCGCAAATTCGGCGAGCACATGGACATCGAAGTCAGCTACAACGACGAGGCCGGCGAAATCGAGGTTTTCCAGTTCAAGATCGTTGTGGACGAGGTGGAAGATCCCCTGTCCGAGATCAACCTGGAAGACGCCAGGCAGGTCGATCCCAACGTCCAGATGGACGACGAACTTGGCTTCAAGCTCAAGGTTGAAGACCTGGGCCGCATCGCTGCCCAGTCTGCCAAACAGGTGATCATCCAGCGCATGCGCGACGCCGAGCAGGAGATCATCTACGAGGAATACAAGGACCGCAAGGGCGAGATCGTCTCCGGCATCATCCAGCGCCGCGACCGTGGCGGCTGGATCATCAACCTGGGACGCACCGAGGCCATGCTGCCCAAGGAAGAGCAGATCCCCCGCGAGCGCTACAAGCGCGGCGACCGCGTGCAGGCCTTCATCATCGAAGTGCTGCCCAGCGGACGCGGACCCCAGATCGTCGTCTCGCGCACCCACCCCGACTACATGGCCGCCCTGTTCAAGCGCGAAGTGCCCGAAGTCTCCGACGGCACCGTGCGCATTCTCGGCGTCTCGCGCGATCCGGGCTCCCGGGCCAAGGTCGCCGTGTCCTCCAAGGACCGCGACGTCGATCCGGTGGGCGCATGCGTGGGCGTTCGCGGCTCGCGCATCCAGAACATCGTCCAGGAACTGCACGGCGAGCGCATCGACATCGTGGTCTGGCATCCCGAGATCGCCACCTACGCGGCCAACGCCCTCTCCCCCGCCCGCATCACCCGCATCATGGTGGATGAGGACGACAAGACCCTGGAAGTGGTGGTGCCCGACGACCAGCTCACCCTGGCCATCGGCCGCAAGGGCCAGAACGTGAAGCTTGCCGCCAAGCTGCTCGGCTGGAAGATCGATATTTTCACCGATTCGCGCTACTCCGAGTTGAACGCCGCGCGCGCTGGCATGGAGCAGCTGGCCAGCGTGGCCGAAATGAACATGGAGAACTTCCTCTCCGCCGGATTCGACACCGTGGCCATGCTCGCCGAGGCCTCCGACGAGGACCTGGACCGCATCACGGGCATGACCCCGACCAAGCGCGACCACCTGCGCGCCGCCATCAGGCTTCTGCTGCCCGCGCAGCCCAAGCCCGAGGAAGGGGACGACGACGAGGCCGAGCCGGGCGAGGAGAAGGACGACCTCTCTCCCGACGACATGGACGATGCCCAGGAAGCGGCTCCCGCCACGGCTGAAGTGAACCCGGCGGTCAGCGCCGACCAGGTCGGCGAGGCCGATGAAGAAGCCGGTAAATAA
- a CDS encoding ribosome maturation factor RimP translates to MSQDKIKELARIRELAAPFVESLGLSVWGLEIAGGDGRPTVRLFIESAEGVDVEQCAKVSRQLGLALDMEDVIHGAYQLEVSSPGLERRFFEISQLAPYVGRDLDITLAEPLGKPLEGRKRLKGAFVSIDGETVTIMFEGEPVSFPWSDVTRARLVHEFDTPEASKARARKTSKADKAAARDKA, encoded by the coding sequence ATGAGCCAAGATAAAATAAAAGAACTAGCCAGAATCCGGGAATTGGCCGCCCCCTTCGTGGAGAGCCTCGGCCTTTCCGTGTGGGGCCTTGAGATCGCGGGCGGGGACGGACGTCCCACCGTGCGTCTCTTCATTGAATCCGCCGAGGGCGTGGACGTTGAGCAGTGCGCCAAGGTCAGCCGCCAGCTGGGGCTGGCCCTGGACATGGAAGACGTGATCCACGGGGCCTATCAGCTGGAGGTCTCCTCTCCCGGACTGGAGAGGCGGTTTTTCGAAATTTCCCAGCTCGCCCCCTATGTGGGCCGCGATCTGGACATCACCCTGGCCGAGCCGCTGGGCAAGCCCCTGGAGGGACGCAAGCGCCTCAAGGGGGCCTTTGTGTCCATCGATGGCGAGACCGTCACGATCATGTTCGAGGGAGAGCCCGTGAGCTTCCCCTGGAGCGACGTGACCAGGGCCAGGCTGGTCCACGAGTTCGATACGCCCGAAGCCAGCAAGGCCAGGGCCAGAAAGACTTCCAAGGCAGACAAAGCAGCCGCGCGCGACAAGGCGTAA